A single window of Luteipulveratus halotolerans DNA harbors:
- the ccsB gene encoding c-type cytochrome biogenesis protein CcsB, translating into MITQLLTRETNTALADASTNSLYASAVVLTLAMLAFGLDLAQSPARAAREAARRTPAAQESAEGGGSTAVLTRTEDDAPVEPEKRQWAGIGMSLSWLGALLLIACVAMRGAAVHRPPLGNMYEFAIVGGAFTIVAYLLWGLRRDVRWLGIFIVGPVLLVEMLAALVFYTDATQLMPSLKSYWLSIHVTVATLSIALFTIGFSLTVLHLIQERVEAGETERFAFMKALPSSERLERQSYAVHIIAFPLWTFTLIAGAIWAQEAWGSYWTWDPKEVWTFVIWVVYAAYLHARVTAGWSSRRASYIVLAGFACIIVNYCVVNVFFVGQHSYSGM; encoded by the coding sequence ATGATCACCCAGCTGCTCACTCGCGAGACCAACACCGCGCTCGCCGACGCCTCGACCAACAGCCTCTACGCCTCGGCCGTCGTGCTGACCCTGGCGATGCTGGCCTTCGGGCTCGACCTCGCGCAGTCTCCCGCGCGCGCCGCACGCGAGGCCGCCCGTCGTACGCCGGCCGCACAGGAGTCCGCCGAGGGCGGCGGCTCGACCGCGGTGCTCACCCGCACCGAGGACGACGCGCCGGTCGAGCCCGAGAAGCGTCAGTGGGCCGGCATCGGCATGTCGTTGTCCTGGCTCGGAGCGCTGCTGCTGATCGCCTGTGTCGCGATGCGCGGTGCCGCCGTGCACCGCCCTCCGCTGGGCAACATGTACGAGTTCGCGATCGTGGGCGGCGCGTTCACGATCGTCGCCTACCTGCTGTGGGGGCTGCGCCGCGACGTGCGCTGGCTCGGCATCTTCATCGTCGGGCCCGTGCTGCTCGTCGAGATGCTCGCGGCCCTGGTGTTCTACACCGACGCCACCCAGCTGATGCCGTCGCTGAAGAGCTACTGGCTCTCGATCCACGTCACGGTCGCGACCCTGTCGATCGCGCTGTTCACCATCGGGTTCAGCCTGACGGTCCTGCACCTGATCCAGGAGCGGGTCGAGGCCGGCGAGACCGAGCGCTTCGCGTTCATGAAGGCCCTGCCCTCGTCCGAGCGGCTCGAGCGGCAGAGCTACGCCGTGCACATCATCGCGTTCCCGCTGTGGACCTTCACCCTGATCGCCGGCGCCATCTGGGCGCAGGAGGCCTGGGGCTCGTACTGGACCTGGGACCCCAAGGAGGTGTGGACCTTCGTCATCTGGGTGGTCTACGCCGCCTACCTCCACGCTCGCGTGACCGCGGGCTGGAGCAGCCGCCGGGCGTCGTACATCGTGCTCGCCGGGTTCGCCTGCATCATCGTCAACTACTGCGTGGTCAACGTGTTCTTCGTCGGCCAGCACTCGTACTCAGGAATGTGA
- a CDS encoding cytochrome c biogenesis CcdA family protein, translated as MIHTGAAETVASGSLPLAVLLALAAGVVSFASPCVLPLVPGFLGYVTGLTDEKRRTRLVTGALLFVLGFTVVFVSIAYAAGSAAGFLRGNHELLMRIGGAVVILLALVYLGFIGQRGLSIRWRPAAGLVGAPVLGAVFGLGMSPCIGPVLGSIVSLSASLSDDSGDIRRGVLLAAIYSLGMGLPFVLIAAGWTRAEKASRWLRDHHRPIQVVGGVLMLLVGVLMVTGLWEHFTAWLQTHLISDFETAL; from the coding sequence ATGATCCACACCGGCGCGGCCGAGACGGTCGCCAGTGGCAGCCTGCCGCTGGCGGTCCTGCTCGCGCTCGCTGCCGGCGTCGTGTCGTTCGCGTCGCCGTGCGTGCTGCCGCTCGTGCCCGGCTTCCTCGGCTACGTCACCGGCCTCACCGACGAGAAGCGCCGTACGCGCCTGGTCACCGGCGCCCTGCTGTTCGTCCTCGGGTTCACCGTCGTGTTCGTGTCGATCGCGTACGCCGCGGGGTCGGCTGCTGGGTTCCTGCGCGGCAACCACGAGCTGCTGATGCGCATCGGTGGGGCCGTCGTGATCCTGCTCGCGCTCGTCTACCTCGGCTTCATCGGCCAGCGCGGCCTGTCGATCCGCTGGCGGCCGGCCGCTGGTCTGGTCGGCGCGCCCGTGCTCGGCGCGGTCTTCGGGCTCGGCATGAGCCCGTGCATCGGACCGGTCCTCGGCTCGATCGTGTCGCTGTCGGCGTCGCTGTCCGATGACAGCGGCGACATCCGACGCGGCGTGCTGCTCGCAGCGATCTACTCCCTCGGCATGGGCCTGCCGTTCGTCCTGATCGCCGCCGGCTGGACCCGTGCCGAGAAGGCCTCCCGGTGGCTGCGCGATCATCACCGGCCGATCCAGGTCGTCGGCGGTGTCCTGATGCTGCTCGTCGGCGTGCTGATGGTCACCGGCCTGTGGGAGCACTTCACCGCCTGGCTCCAGACCCACCTCATCTCCGACTTCGAGACAGCTCTATGA
- a CDS encoding PLD nuclease N-terminal domain-containing protein has product MARVVLALLVLGVVVYSLVDCIQTDESEQQHLPKLVWIALIVIAPPFGAIAWILVGRRRRRPVQRPRPSGPRGPDDDPDFLRGL; this is encoded by the coding sequence ATGGCTCGCGTGGTCCTCGCCCTGCTCGTCCTCGGAGTCGTCGTCTACTCGCTCGTCGACTGCATCCAGACCGATGAGTCCGAGCAGCAGCACCTGCCCAAGCTCGTCTGGATCGCACTCATCGTGATCGCCCCGCCGTTCGGCGCCATCGCCTGGATCCTCGTCGGCCGACGCCGCCGGCGTCCCGTCCAGCGGCCGCGACCCTCGGGTCCGCGCGGCCCGGACGACGACCCCGACTTCCTGCGCGGCCTCTGA
- a CDS encoding 1,4-dihydroxy-2-naphthoate polyprenyltransferase, with product MATLQEWVQGARPRTLPAAIAPVAVGTGLAYAMRDANPGYALLALVVSLALQVGVNYANDYSDGIRGTDDVRVGPVRLVGQRLAQPGNVKLAAFLAFGVAGLAGLTLITLSNTPWLLLIGALAIIAAWKYTGGKNPYGYLGLGEVFVFIFFGLVAVLGTTYTQTKHLDGASWASACGVGAIACAVLVANNLRDIPGDTESGKRTLAVRLGDPATRVLYVVLVLASAACVVIAAQTYEWAYLGLIALLAAVVPVRTVVTGRKGRDLIPALAGTGMFLLAYGVLLGLGLYLTYRLA from the coding sequence ATGGCCACCCTGCAGGAGTGGGTTCAGGGAGCCCGCCCGCGCACCCTCCCGGCGGCGATCGCACCCGTGGCCGTCGGCACCGGGCTCGCCTACGCGATGCGCGACGCCAACCCGGGGTACGCGCTGCTCGCCCTGGTCGTGTCGCTCGCTCTGCAGGTCGGGGTCAACTACGCCAACGACTACTCCGACGGCATCCGCGGAACCGACGACGTCCGCGTCGGGCCGGTCCGACTCGTCGGCCAGCGCCTCGCTCAGCCCGGCAACGTCAAGCTCGCGGCGTTCCTCGCGTTCGGGGTCGCCGGCCTGGCCGGGCTCACCCTGATCACACTCTCGAACACCCCGTGGCTGCTGCTCATCGGGGCCCTGGCGATCATCGCCGCCTGGAAGTACACCGGCGGCAAGAACCCTTACGGCTACCTCGGCCTCGGCGAGGTGTTCGTGTTCATCTTCTTCGGGCTCGTCGCCGTCCTCGGCACGACCTACACCCAGACCAAGCACCTCGACGGCGCCTCGTGGGCGAGCGCGTGCGGTGTCGGCGCGATCGCGTGCGCGGTGCTCGTCGCCAACAACCTGCGCGACATCCCCGGCGACACCGAGTCGGGCAAGCGCACCCTCGCCGTACGCCTCGGCGACCCTGCCACGCGCGTCCTGTACGTCGTCCTCGTCCTCGCGTCCGCGGCGTGCGTCGTCATCGCCGCACAGACCTACGAGTGGGCCTACCTCGGCCTGATCGCCCTGCTCGCTGCGGTCGTCCCCGTCCGCACGGTCGTCACCGGCCGCAAGGGACGCGACCTGATCCCGGCGCTCGCCGGCACGGGCATGTTCCTGCTCGCGTACGGCGTCCTGCTCGGGCTCGGCCTGTACCTCACCTACCGCCTCGCCTGA
- a CDS encoding GH1 family beta-glucosidase, which produces MSDFPALPTGFTIGTATASYQVEGAVDEDGRGRSVWDTFCAEPGRIKNGETGETACDHYHRYAGDIALMKDAGFDAYRFSIAWPRVLPTGSGEVNAAGLDFYDRLVDELVAAGIAPAATLFHWDLPQALQDAGGWQSRETALRLADYAAIVGERLGDRVQMWMPLNEPMVVTMLGYATGLHAPGLQLGFEALPVAHHLLLGHGLAVQALRSAGCDSVGIASNHAPTWPASSSDADREAADLYDGLVNRLFADPVLTGAYPEGFAEAMPGPVDDDLRIISTPLDWYGINCYAPSLVGAPGGSPDGPAAVGGAPVPAGLPFEPRQIADHPTTDFGWPIVPSAMTEILVTFHERYGDALPPVYITESGCSFHDVVAADGGVHDERRVAYHREHLAAVATAIDTGVDVRGYFVWSLLDNFEWAEGYTERFGLVHVDFDSQVRTPKDSYRWFQQLIKARHP; this is translated from the coding sequence GTGAGCGACTTCCCTGCGCTGCCCACCGGATTCACCATCGGCACGGCCACGGCGTCGTACCAGGTCGAGGGCGCCGTCGACGAGGACGGCCGGGGCCGGTCGGTGTGGGACACGTTCTGCGCCGAGCCCGGTCGCATCAAGAACGGTGAGACCGGCGAGACCGCCTGCGACCACTACCACCGGTACGCCGGCGACATCGCCCTGATGAAGGACGCCGGCTTCGACGCGTACCGCTTCTCGATCGCCTGGCCGCGGGTGCTGCCGACGGGTTCGGGTGAGGTCAACGCCGCGGGTCTCGACTTCTACGACCGCCTCGTCGATGAGCTCGTCGCCGCCGGCATCGCCCCGGCCGCAACGCTGTTCCACTGGGACCTGCCGCAGGCACTGCAGGACGCCGGAGGGTGGCAGTCACGCGAGACGGCGCTACGGCTCGCGGACTACGCGGCGATCGTCGGCGAGCGGCTCGGTGACCGGGTGCAGATGTGGATGCCGCTCAACGAGCCCATGGTCGTGACGATGCTCGGCTACGCGACCGGTCTGCACGCACCCGGCCTGCAGCTCGGCTTCGAAGCGTTGCCTGTCGCACACCACCTGCTGCTCGGTCACGGCCTGGCCGTGCAGGCCTTGCGCTCCGCCGGCTGCGACAGCGTCGGCATCGCCTCCAACCACGCCCCGACCTGGCCCGCGTCGTCGTCCGACGCCGACCGCGAGGCCGCCGATCTCTACGACGGGCTGGTCAACCGGCTCTTCGCCGACCCCGTGCTCACCGGCGCCTACCCGGAGGGCTTCGCCGAGGCGATGCCGGGGCCGGTCGACGATGACCTGCGCATCATCTCCACGCCACTCGACTGGTACGGCATCAACTGCTACGCGCCGTCGCTCGTCGGCGCTCCGGGCGGCTCACCCGACGGGCCGGCTGCGGTCGGGGGCGCGCCCGTGCCCGCAGGTCTGCCCTTCGAGCCTCGCCAGATCGCGGACCACCCGACGACCGACTTCGGCTGGCCGATCGTGCCGTCGGCCATGACCGAGATCCTGGTGACGTTCCACGAGCGGTACGGCGACGCGCTCCCGCCCGTCTACATCACGGAGTCCGGCTGCTCCTTCCACGACGTCGTGGCCGCCGACGGCGGGGTTCACGACGAGCGCCGGGTGGCGTACCACCGTGAGCACCTGGCGGCGGTGGCGACTGCGATCGACACCGGTGTCGACGTCCGCGGCTACTTCGTCTGGTCGCTGCTCGACAACTTCGAGTGGGCCGAGGGCTACACCGAGCGGTTCGGTCTGGTGCACGTCGACTTCGACAGCCAGGTGCGTACGCCGAAGGACTCCTACCGCTGGTTCCAGCAGCTCATCAAGGCCCGCCACCCCTGA
- a CDS encoding DUF4229 domain-containing protein has translation MARYTLLRLLIFFATLMILWLVGLRSWALLAISAIVSAIISLVALQGVREQFASQIDAKVKARQAKAEAYRTAEDDDEE, from the coding sequence ATGGCCCGCTACACCCTGCTTCGTCTGCTCATCTTCTTCGCGACGCTGATGATCCTGTGGCTCGTCGGCCTGCGCAGCTGGGCGCTGCTCGCCATCTCGGCGATCGTGTCGGCGATCATCTCGCTGGTCGCCCTGCAGGGCGTGCGTGAGCAGTTCGCCAGCCAGATCGACGCCAAGGTCAAGGCGCGTCAGGCCAAGGCCGAGGCCTACCGCACGGCCGAGGACGACGACGAGGAGTGA
- the resB gene encoding cytochrome c biogenesis protein ResB, which produces MTPPDDLKSTYADTDEDGEGASASGARPSSGKDGATLPQLGFLGGLRWFWRQLTSMRTALFLLLLLAIAAVPGSIWPQRGINAVRVSDYLAKHETIGPWLDRFGFFDVYSSPWFAAIYLLLVVSLLGCIIPRTKIHWQAMRAQPPKAPRNLTRLPAHGQRTFDAAPEDVLDTAREVLRSKRFRLRTDQEGAVSGEVGALRETGNLVFHISLVLVIVSVAAGHVFGWRGDVIVPEGGDFASTVTQYDTIDPGPWVDVSEMSPWSLHLDKLHVSFEDGVPPDSPQFGQPRDFTADVTTGDEDGKTARQRIAVNHPISQGGASVYLLGNGYAPVITVRDKAGKVVYRKATPFLPQDNTYKSVGAVKVTGAAPKQLGFAGFFIPSLDFTEEEGPVSTFPGLRRPALVLTAFEGDLFPDGRPQSVYTLNTAKMTQLKNTDGQPTRLLVEPGKTVQLPGGRGSVTLEQNVPRWAGLSVRSDPGKMPALAGALLGLLGLVMSLTLRRRRVFVRVAPADSGGSSTATADSTDRRTLVTVGGLAKGEDPRLAAALEDILEAISTRTGKPA; this is translated from the coding sequence ATGACGCCACCCGATGACCTGAAGTCCACCTACGCCGACACCGACGAGGACGGCGAGGGCGCCTCGGCGTCCGGTGCCCGACCGTCGTCCGGCAAGGACGGCGCGACGCTGCCCCAGCTCGGCTTCCTCGGCGGCCTGCGCTGGTTCTGGCGCCAGCTCACGAGCATGCGCACCGCGCTGTTCCTCCTGCTGCTGCTGGCGATCGCGGCGGTGCCCGGGTCGATCTGGCCGCAGCGCGGCATCAACGCGGTGCGGGTGTCCGACTACCTCGCCAAGCACGAGACGATCGGGCCCTGGCTCGACCGCTTCGGGTTCTTCGACGTCTACTCCTCGCCGTGGTTCGCAGCGATCTACCTGCTGCTCGTGGTGTCACTGCTCGGCTGCATCATCCCGCGCACCAAGATCCACTGGCAGGCGATGCGCGCCCAGCCCCCGAAGGCCCCGCGCAATCTCACCCGGCTGCCCGCCCACGGTCAGCGCACCTTCGACGCAGCGCCCGAGGACGTCCTCGACACAGCGCGAGAGGTGTTGCGCAGCAAGCGTTTTCGGCTGCGTACCGACCAGGAGGGCGCCGTCTCCGGTGAGGTCGGCGCGCTGCGCGAGACCGGCAACCTGGTCTTCCACATCTCGCTGGTGCTGGTGATCGTGTCGGTCGCGGCCGGTCACGTCTTCGGCTGGCGCGGTGACGTGATCGTGCCCGAGGGCGGCGACTTCGCGAGCACCGTCACGCAGTACGACACCATCGACCCCGGCCCGTGGGTCGACGTCTCCGAGATGTCGCCCTGGTCGCTGCACCTCGACAAGCTGCACGTGTCGTTCGAGGACGGCGTCCCGCCCGACAGCCCGCAGTTCGGCCAGCCGCGCGACTTCACCGCCGATGTCACCACCGGCGACGAGGACGGCAAGACCGCCCGGCAGCGGATCGCCGTCAACCACCCGATCTCCCAGGGCGGCGCCTCGGTCTACCTGCTCGGCAACGGCTACGCGCCGGTCATCACCGTGCGTGACAAGGCCGGCAAGGTCGTCTACCGCAAGGCCACGCCGTTCCTCCCGCAGGACAACACCTACAAGTCGGTCGGGGCCGTCAAGGTCACGGGTGCCGCGCCGAAGCAGCTCGGCTTCGCCGGGTTCTTCATCCCGAGCCTCGACTTCACCGAGGAGGAGGGCCCGGTGTCGACGTTCCCGGGTCTGCGTCGTCCGGCCCTGGTGCTCACGGCGTTCGAGGGCGACCTCTTTCCGGACGGCCGGCCGCAGTCGGTCTACACCCTCAACACCGCCAAGATGACCCAGCTCAAGAACACCGACGGCCAGCCGACACGACTGCTCGTCGAGCCCGGCAAGACCGTGCAGCTGCCGGGCGGTCGGGGCTCGGTCACCCTCGAGCAGAACGTCCCGCGCTGGGCCGGCCTCTCGGTCCGGTCCGACCCGGGCAAGATGCCCGCGCTGGCCGGTGCGCTCCTCGGCCTGCTCGGCCTCGTCATGTCGCTCACGCTGCGGCGACGCCGCGTGTTCGTCCGCGTCGCTCCTGCCGACTCGGGCGGCTCGTCGACGGCCACCGCCGACAGCACCGACCGACGTACTCTGGTCACCGTCGGTGGCCTCGCCAAGGGCGAGGACCCCCGACTCGCCGCGGCGCTCGAGGACATCCTCGAGGCCATCTCCACAAGGACAGGCAAACCCGCATGA